The genomic segment GGATATAGAAGCAgaacaaaatatattaattatagatACAGATTATAATAGATGCATATACAAATTTCCTACCCCATCCAccacacaccatctctgtcccaCCTTACACACCAAAAAGGGCATCGagtacccatccatccctacacaccgcaTAGTGATTGTATGTCACGTTCAAAATGTCACAGACTAGCTAGCAGAATAGAGTGCGATAAGCCGTCAGAGTCAGATACATATACGTGGCTTAGCCACCAGTCTTGGTAGACTATTAAACTGCTCATGTTTCTTCCTTTATTCAATCTCAATCCCCAATACAGATGCAGATTTAACAGATATCAAATATAAGCATACAGTGTTACAAATTCAAATTAAACACATCTAGTATAGAATACACTTACTCATCAGTCTACATatcgaatgtatatatataattaacaactTGTACAGAAGCAAATTATCGGTTAAtggttttaaaacccaaatcagaTCGTACGGACCCTATGGTAAGCCTACGTTTTATTAGAACGACGTTTACGGCCCCAAAGAAAAATCATAGTTTTTGGCCTACACGCTAGTGTGGATCTACATAGCTTGGATGGTTGGCCAGTGTGgtccatacggcctagcacacgaccgtgtggctcaaaacaatgagttacacggcctatcacacgccctaacacatggccgtgtggttcacacggcctactacacgaccgtgtggcgtcgacaaccATGTTTTTCGGCTTTTACTGAACGCAAAAATCAAGGTTTTTGTTACGCACATGATGTAGAGTCGACATAGAAGCAACAAGAACAATTCCGAAACCTAACAATGAACAACCAATGACTGATTCAACAGTTAATTCCCAAACGAATGCTCAAAAAGTCGAACAAAACAGAGTTATGTCGAAAGCTTCGACGAGGAAACCCAAATCTCAAAAATTCACACACTCACCTCGTACAAAACAACGATATACGAAACTAACGCGTTGAAGGGACGTTACCTTTAGGATCCTCGCCTAAAAAGACAACTAATTGCACACTTAAACAGGTAAAACAAGCAGAAATTGATTTTTGGCAATTGACACACAAGAACATATAATCACAGAATTTCATCAACACAACTTACGCAATTATACCTTCAATCGAAAGACAATGAACTAGGAAACCTTCCTTGCTGTAACAACAGCGAAAGTTGACAAagataaaatagaagaaaaagtaatAGAAAAGAAGAAACGACATGAAGAAaaggaataaaagaaaagaaaaaaaataagtaaaagagGAACGTAAAAGAAAAGAGGGAACGAGACTAatctaatcaatttaaaatagACCAATTTGCGGACTAGTATAAAATATTCACCCCACGCTTACACAAAAACTTGAACACAAAAGTAAAGATTATATAGAAGTTTAACCTTTGAACCATTATGCTCATTCTTAacacaaattaacataaaaataaacttaagtcGAGAGTTTAAGGATAGGGCTTGAACCAAAATAAACAGTAAAAATTAAAGAAGGAAGACTTGAACCCCCGATcttaaacatataaacaaaacACTCAACcactaaaacaaatatttaattattgataaaatttatcaaacaaatttttaaaatttggggcgttataatttatattttttaaaaatttataaaaatttgtaagaaaattctaaagaatatataaaaaagttaaaaatttaaaataatttaaaataataattttggggacctaaataagttaattaatgatttaagtttgtcatactaaaatatatttttattttttattttgctttgaaaagtttttaaatatatatggtttcaaatttatgtgctctaacatggaattagttatactataacaagattttaatttgacatgtttatttttttaatttaactcgaacagtttcactcgatttgaaattttaggATGacatcaactcgattaacttaaaattttttcactTGATTCGGTCGAGCGCTTACtcctatatatataattataataaaacaaagctaAAAGAATGGTGAAGACAATGAcaagtttaaaaataaagaagtgttaataaaaataatattaataaaataatttaaaattttttgtcttGTGTCTCAACTCGAGTTCTTTTGTCAAATCTTTTATGTAACTTGTATATTCATTTGTTTCTCGACACATTAGACAATAATTATATCTATATGGAAATTGATTGATTAAGTGCCAAATTAGGTAAAATTAATgtccaaaattaatcaaaataaataataaaatatgtcaaTTACGTGTGTTATCGGATATAAAAAATCATCAACCCAATTTTCAGCTAAAGCAAGAATGGATTTTTTTGGGTATTGTTTGGTCGATCTAAACGATGAAAGAGAAACTTATAAAGAGCAAAAGAATATATTGAAACTTGAAGACAATTTGACGGTGAAAAACTCCTAGATTTAGTGTTGAAGTTCgagatttatttgtatatatacaaAAATCTAGTgttcttttgaaaaaaataaatgcttttttttacagagagaaaaataaaataaatactaaaaatgaaaataggggATTAAAAACAAGAGAATGATAAAATTTGGACTCAAACGATTATCGGTAAGGAGCGGTCGATAGTGGCCGTTGACGCTAGAATTTAGAAATTtcttaaatttagtttaattttggtttgaaactttaaaagaaagatgatttggattttaaattaagtaaaataaatgtaattaaacaaaattttagttAAAGGGAATTGTAAACAAATTTGGGtttgtttttgtttaaattactatgaataaaactaaaaataatctaATTCTTCTCTTTTCTCACATGAAGAGCATGATGAACACGAAGAAGaataccaaaaatatttttagactTTTTTGTGTTAAaaacatttgattattttatgaaattaatggattttttttataaattttgtcttttgtactttattattatatatttttctttattttttatatatttatttttatgttttataattttttaaattgatatataaatatatgataaaaatatatgtattttttaattaaaaacatcaCGTGGTATATTTTTATAGatctatctattttttaaaacatcgttacaaaattggacaaaaatatatatggaaaaattattttgagtactaagttgagaaaaaaattaaataccaaaatgagaAACGAGTATTTTTTAGAGATCAAAATGTGAAGGATTGAGAGGTGATTTTATGACATACATAGAGAAAAGGAAATGGAGCAACGTACAAGGAGTGTAACTTGAGCCTGCATGTGTTTAGTTCTCGGGGCATTACTAGAATGAAGATGTATTATTTATCATGAGTATGGAGTAGCTTTAAAACTCGAGTTTAGAtgtattgaaataaaaaaatccgTTAAAACCGTTGGCAGGGTGTTAagcagggatttaaatagcggtccgttACCGAAATAGCGGCCATTATATAGCGGTAGTGGCGCCGTCCGAAATCGCAATTGCTGAAAATAGCGATGTGAAGCGGAGTCACACCGATAGCGGTGGATCGCGGCCGCAATTTAACGGGTAACGGCCAATTGCGGCAATAATGGGCCGCTATTCCCGTTATTTTCCGTTAacagcaaattaaaaaaaatcatctccTCTAAACAAAAATCAACAGAAACACTGAAACACTGTTcaatcaaaaaaatgaaaaagaacaaAGAAGATAACGagaaaaagaacaaagaacaaaaaaaggAGGTATACTTGGAAATGGAGGTCCCTGAGGGCCTGAGTACGTTGAAGAACAAAGAAGATACGATTGGCTATGTGAACCAGACTAGAAAGCATCGGGAGAGGAAGAACGGAAGGAAGAAAGCttcaaaacaataagaaaatggaACGGTTCAGAAGGAAaagttttgaaaaaggaaatcgtCAAACTGAAAATGAAATGATGGGAAGAAGAGAGGGCAGATTTCAGCAATTTCTGATTGGACAAAGAATCGGTGCAATAAATGTTGATTCTAGAAGTTAGTTTAAAAATATCTACATTTTTTTTACCTTTGGCCATCTGCTTTGTCCCGTTTTCTTAGGATTATAAGTGTGCAGTTTTTGTAATTTTGTTCTATTAATAAAAACCCAATCTGATgttattcaaaaaaaaaggaaaaagaagtcTAAATAACAGCAAAAAGCAATCAAAGTCTAAATATTCAAAactctaaaaatcattaaaaatgactttttataattataattataattactatgttttataataagttgtgcgaaatttaaaaaaaaattcatgaccGCGATACCCACAGTAACCGCAATAGTATCCGTTATATCCGCGATCACGATAAACGTGAcgcgaccgaaaacgcgaccgcgaccACAATTTAAATCACTGGTGTTAAGTGAGGGGATATGAATTAAGCATAAATTTGTTTGTGGctctaatttaataataaaaacctACAAAAACGCCAACCGCCCAAAATTGgacaagaaaagagaaagagagcAGAGGCAGCAATGGGTGCATACAAAGCACCAATTCCCCATTTCCTTTCTTCACCCAATCCTAACGCTAAAACCCTGAGAACCCCATTTTTGAACCTTGGAACCACCAGCAGGCGCTTCCTTTTGTTCTTCCTTTCCTCTCCTATCCTTCCCAGCAGTAACAGTCTTGCCCTAGACAATGCTAAATTGCTTCAGTCCAATATCATGGATGTTTTAGCTTCCAGTTTTGACCCAGTGAGTCAAGCTGAGAAAGACGCCAGTTCCCTCATCAGTCGCAGAGTATCTGAAGCTGTGGAGTTGTTGGAGAGAGGGAAGGAATTGCAGGCTCAGGGTGATTTCCCCAAAGCTCTTCACTTCTTTACTTTGGTATATTAATTAATCCCCCACTCTTTAAAACCAAAAAATACTAGCTTGGGTTCGTTTTGTTGTGCTTGCTTTACATATTTCTAGCTGCATTTGGTATAATTGCAATATCTTGTGCCATATTTCGATTCTACCTGTTGTCTATAAACTCCCAATggtgttttctttttcttgctaATAGTTCAATTCActgaattaaaaatgatatatatatatatatccttagcAGTTAACATCATGATTCTTTATTTACCATAAAACATCTTCTATGCTTCAATTTACTTCCCTATGAAAGAGAGTTCATTTGTACCTGAGATCAAGGTTGATCCGCAGATTCGCCTGTGTGGTAGTGTAGTGTGTAGGGGTGTGGGTGTGGGTGTGGGTGTGGGTGTGTTTGAGATGATTGgattgtattaaaaatatattctcAGAAGTTATGTTCCATCTAACCATATCTGAGCCAGGAATTTGGATGAAGTTAAGAGAAAGGAATATGCAGAACATAAATGTTCATAAGAGGAGAGAGTCTTTTAAAGTTAATATTGCTGTTATTTATAGCAGTTGGCTTGCAGGAGGGGGAGAGGATTCCCTTTTTAGCCGGGGCTAAGGGTTTATATACCCTTAGCTAGAATCTCGAGGTGGTCAAGCCCTCATAGGTGAGTCAAGGGTAAATGGCTAAGTGGTCTGTCACCATTAGTTTAGGTAGGGTGGCGATGGGATGTGCTTTCAATCACATCGGATAGGACGTGATAGTTGAAACCAGGAGTGACGGTTAATAAGTGAGGTCCACATATGCTCGTGTGGATGTTAAGTCAAGGAGTATGCGTCCGAAGAGTAAGTGGGGCACTCATGAGGAGTAGAAGCAAGGTGCTTTCCCGAAAAGTTGTCTCCAAGGGGTGGAGGTATAACAGGATTTATAGCAATTTGCTTGTGAATTTTGAATTCTACTgtttaatatatagtaaaatatgAAGGTATAATGTGTCTCTGCCCTTTTCAGACCTTATTTCGTTGCAAGAGGATTATTATGACCATAGCATATTACATATATACAATAATTCGTATTATTTTTAATGCACCTCTGATGCCTATGAACTTAGACCAGCTTGTGAAGTTGTGATGCAGCAGTGTAAGTGAATAAGTTTTCATCACTTGCTTTCAGGTGGttgaaaattataaagattttGCATTCTCAGACTATGCAAGAGTTGGTAGGGCATTGGCCTTATACGAGGTTGGAGACAAAGAAGAAGCTTTTGCAGAGATGGAAGATGTTTCAATATCTTTAAAGGGATATCCAGGTACTATATTAGAGTTCAAATTTATTGAACATTGAAGATTAAGAagcttttgttttaaaaaattgtgGGACAAGAAGCAAACTTATAgtgtaaaaaataatcaaaatagacTTTGAGGCGTAACACATTTTTGCCTCCAAGATACAACAATGTCTCAAAACGTTCAAAATAAAAGTAGTAAAATGGCTGATAATGCAACATACTATTATTGCTAATACGCACTTAACTATTGCCATGACATTGTTATTCATTAAATGTCATGTCTTGTCGAAACACAATTATTGACATAAGTCGTATGGTTACATTACATGACACAACTATTTAAGGTGTTGTACCATTTTAACATAACTACTCTAATGCACCGACACTACATCAAATATTCTCCcttgtattatttattttgaactttTCTAAGCAACTAAGCTTCCATGTTTTATGATTTTGTGCAGAAGTACATGCAGCTCTTGCTGCAGTTTTATATGCAGACAAACATGCACCATTGCTAGCTGAAAATCAATTCGCAATTGCAACTCTACTTGATCCTCATTTTACAGATCTCTCATACGTGATTGAAACCAAGCATTGGCCTCCTAGTTTGGTTAGTTCCTTGCAACATTTTATCACACTTTCTTAGAGATTTGTGTtagaatattataaatacattggCAAACTCTTGTCAACCTTTATCATAGATTTGTAATATCTCATTGCCTTGGgacaaaataattatattcatatatacattCTTTTCTCTATAAGCCATAATGTTTGATTGGGATTGTAagttagggtgagtttggatgggcggtgcgtttacctgcggttagtgtaaaaacagcagtgacagtgagattagatactgtagcgatattgtagcgtgagacaaaaagtaagctaaacgcaccgcaccgcactcaatcgcccatccaaactcacccttaatttGATAGATGCCAAGCAAATTTATGGCTTTGTTTCTGTAAGATAGTTTGATTGCTGCAAAGCTCTACCATCACCATCACCAACATCaactattttattttagttacagGGAGAGTAAAATTCGATTAagattgaattattatttaatctacATTCgaactaatttaattaacttgatattgtatctatactattattgACTTCTTAGTTGATATCATTGAAATTATTACTAggatattcttttcttttttatatttttatataaaatttataaaaataatttaaaattttaaaaccccaGAACTTGAATCTGACATTAATGTCCCTAAAGTTTTCACTTAAGCTTCTTTTGAATGAGTGGTAATTGGTGAGATTAAAAACAATAGTAGCGGTGGGATTAGTTAATAGCAACGAGAATAAATCATGACTATTAATGACAtaaagttaaattttatgtacatataaaataaataattaagagtatatctttaaaatgaaatatagtaaataataaataaattatcaaaaataattattaaattttttattaaaataaataattaaaaccatatttttatgttagattatgaaatatatattaaaattttatttatattaaataataatttttgttttaatttttactcaCTCATAATGGCACATTGCATGTGATTTTacttgtttaatatttaattaattttttaaatataatatttttatttacagtaattagtgtaaaataatatttcttatttaaattattgaatataattaaaatatattaacatatcaattcaaatattataatataaaaatttc from the Gossypium hirsutum isolate 1008001.06 chromosome D09, Gossypium_hirsutum_v2.1, whole genome shotgun sequence genome contains:
- the LOC107931311 gene encoding uncharacterized protein, whose product is MGAYKAPIPHFLSSPNPNAKTLRTPFLNLGTTSRRFLLFFLSSPILPSSNSLALDNAKLLQSNIMDVLASSFDPVSQAEKDASSLISRRVSEAVELLERGKELQAQGDFPKALHFFTLVVENYKDFAFSDYARVGRALALYEVGDKEEAFAEMEDVSISLKGYPEVHAALAAVLYADKHAPLLAENQFAIATLLDPHFTDLSYVIETKHWPPSLVSSLQHFITLS